In Lycium ferocissimum isolate CSIRO_LF1 chromosome 7, AGI_CSIRO_Lferr_CH_V1, whole genome shotgun sequence, the sequence TATAAAGCAAGAGTTTATTGATACCTAAAATGAATCAACATATTGCGACCAATTAGCTAAATGATTTAATTGTAAAAACATTGTACACTAGCATgacatttaaaaataattacagATAATTATTCATAAAAAGTAAATTAATAAACTTGAAAATAAGGCATGTCACATACTTACATGTTATAACAAGATTACTTTTGATTAAAACTTTGACATTAAAGTTTATCTATTTACGTTAGGTGTGTCTTGATTTACTTCCGCTCACTAGTACTTTATTCATTTACGGAGTAGCAATTATTTTTGGGTGTAATAACTTGCCTTTTCCTTTCCCACATATTAGGTTTTCTAGTTCTTCCTGTGCATTACTCTCTTACTGCTTAGTAGGTTTGCTAATTTTTAGGGTAAATTTCATGAATGGTCATTTAATTATCActtttttcaccaaagttactTAACTATTTTTTCTAACATAACAGTCACATATctatcactttttttcaccaaagtcacttaactatgttTTATAATACAAAAGTCACATAACGATActtttttcaccaaagttacttaactatattttctaacacaaaagtcacgaGATTTTAGCCTACTAACACAAAAATCGCACCTGCAGAAAAATTCAACTTCCTTTgggtaatatttttatatattttttatttttaatcaaatagatacaaactcaattaaaaaaatcgcCCCGATCCAAAAATCATGCAaatgttaaaatattaaagaaacaaaacCAATCCTTCACCAAGTATACGATCCTTCTCAGTAGGGGCTGTCAAGTAAAAAATGTGTGAATTTTATTGGCCCTTTTTTccaatatatattttacatgTTGTTGGATAATAAGTAGGAATTTGAAGTATACGGAGTAATAGTTATTATTACTTGCATTAGAAAAAGTAACcttgtgataaaaaaaaaatcaaatttattcaCCCTTTGGTATTTTAATATCTGCATATGAGTTTTGGATCGGGTCGATTCTTTTTAATTGAGTTAGTATctatttgattaaaaataaaaaaagaatataaaaatattacccATCGAAAGTTGAATTTTTCAGTAGGTGTGACTTTGTGTTAGAAaacatagttaagtgactttaaTAAAAAAGAGCGATAGTTATGTAACTTTTGTGTTAAAAAACATAGTTAAATGACTTTAGtggaaaaaaagtgatagttaagTGGCCATTAATGAAATTTACCCTAATTCTTGCTATGTCATAGATTGATTGATAATTAAGGGAAAATGCTTGTGAAGGTTGCCCACCCTAATCTTGAAATTGGACCATCGATGGGAGTAGAGACTATTACCTATATGTggccatattgatattgatcacgTATTTACGTGTgaatatttttctcatttcatgCTCAAAACCATATAAAGAGATATTAGTACATTTTCTCAATCAATATGAGAGTAACAGTAATAGGTTATTAATTCGTTAGTTTTATTTCCGCCTTACTAGTGCAAATTTCCTACATATACTTACATAATATTGCCTCTTAAGTTACCTAAAAACAATGCAAAATGATAATTAAGCATTGAATGCACAAAATTAACACCTATCAAAAAAAGGATTTAAGCATTGAATGCACAAAATTAACACCTATCaaaaaaaggatttaaattaTGCCCACAACGATATAAAGAATCATTCTATGAGTGCAGTTTAAGGAATTATAAGAACTTAGTTTATCATACTTTTCAAGCAACTAATCCACCTATGATTGACTTTTCAGCTACTttattgtataaaaaaataatattaacttAAATAGCTGTACGCCGAAATAATAGTAcgtaaatatacaatatatgtataattaggttataatatatgtatgttgaCTAGCGGCCGTAAATATATTTGGCGAGAATcgaatatataaattttttttatttcactaTCGAGGTGTGTTCAGTAttgataaaaatattttctgatgttttttaattttctcatgatcggttggtcaaattttttcaaaagaacATTCTCTTTCGTAAAAATGCCTACAAGTTGACATTCACATATCATTGTATCATCCCcgcccaccccacccccaccacccatcACCCCACATCCTCCACAGCAGCCCTAAATCCCACCCTTGCTCCACCCTAGCCCCTACCTCGCCCCATAGTATTTGtgtagattatatacaaatacttttagaataatatttttacttaGATAACAAACATAAacgaacacaaaaaaaataaaataagtaacCACTTATTTTTccggaaaacattttctttcttatCAAACGCACCGTGCATAAAATTCTCACCCAAAAGTCATAATGTAGAAAAAAAACATTACTTaccaaattttctatttttaccCCTAACAATGTATAAATACTAAACCTCTCCCATGAAAATGGAAACCTTAAATCCATTGACCAAGTACAGAGTTCCCCAGATCGAAActcagacaaaaaaaaaaaaaattgtccgaTCTAACAGACTCTTCAAACTGAAAACAGATGACACCAGATTTCAGTTTGAGAAAAATCTCAGGCCCCCACAACATCATCCTCAATGGCAGATGGTTCATTGTTTTTGCTTCAATCTTGATTTTGTCAGTTTCAGGTGGCACTTATTTATTTGGTCTTTATTCACAACATGTCAAATCTTCATTGGGTTATGACCAAACAACCTTAAATTTGTTGTCTTTCTTTAAGGATGTTGGTGCTAATGTAGGGATTATTGCTGGATTAATTAATGAAGTTTGTCCACCATGGGTTGTTCTTTTAATTGGATCAGTGATGAATTTTTCTGGATACATTTTTTTGTGGTTAGCAGTCAACGGTGATGAATTAGTCAAACCCCAGGTTTGGCAAATGTGTGTCTGTTTAATGGTTGGTGCAAATTCACAAACTTTTACTAATACTGGTGCTTTAGTTACTTGTGTTAAGAATTTCCCTGAAAGTAGAGGAATTGTGATTGGATTGTTAAAGGGTTTTGTTGGTTTAAGTGGTGCAATTATAACACAATTGTTTCATGCAATTTATGGGAATAATGGGAAATCTTTGGTTTTGCTAATTGCTTGGCTTCCACCATTTGTTTGTTGTAGTTTGCTTAAACATGTTAGGGTTATGAAAGGGATTAGTCGTCAAGAAAATGAGGTCAAGATTTTTTATCAGCTTCTTTATATATCACTTGGTCTTGCTGGATTTCTATTAATGATCACTATTTTGCAAAATAGGGTAGCTTTTAGTTTGGTTGAATATAGAGTGAGTTCTTGTATTATGTTGCTTTTGTTGTTTGCGCCCATAGCTATTGTAGTTAGAGAAGAATTGAAACTTGGGAAAGGAAGGAAACAAGTTTTAGATGATTCTTTCCCATTGAAAGGATTAGAACAAGGGAAGGTACCTTCAAGAAATCAGGGAAAAGGAGTTTTATGGTACAAGAATATTTTTAAGCCACCTGAGAGAGGCGAAGACTATACAATTTTGCAAGCACTTTTGAGTATTGACATGttgattttgtttattacaACTATCTTTGGAGCTGGTGGAACATTGACTGCTATCGATAACATAGGTCAAATTGGTAAGGCATTAGGATATCCTAACACGAGTATTGCAACATTTACTTCACTAGTGAGTATATGGGGTTATCTTGGAAGAGTAGTTTCGGGGTTTGTCTCCGAGATTTTCTTGACAAAGTATAAAGTCCCTCGCCCGTTGATGCTTACTTTTGTGCTCCTATTATCTTGCATTGGTCATATTCTTATAGCTATGGGAATCCCAAGTGTTCTTGATGTTGCATTGGCTATACTTGGATTTTGCTTTGGAGCTATGGCACCTTTGatattttccataatatcagAACTTTTTGGACTAAAGCACTATGCTACGCTGCTCAATTTTGGCGGAGCAGCTAGTCCAATTGGAGCTTATGTATTCAATGTTAGATTGGTTGGTCATTTTTATGATAAGGAAGCTTTGAAGCAAATGGAAGCCTTGGGACTATATAGGAAGCTGGGGGATCATCTGACATGCATTGGTATCGAGTGTTACAGGTCTTCTTTTCTGATAATTGCTGCAGCAAGTTTTGTAGGGTGCATTGTATCATACATTTTGGTGCTTAGAACAAGAAAGTTCTATAAAGGCGATATTTACAAGAAGTTCAGAGAGCAAGCGTAGCAATGTAGGATCAGAgtaagcttggccaaatagtTTCATTCTGCCACACATTTGTAACATTCTATGATTTATAGCTAATAGTTTGAGTCGTACTGATCAATTGTAGGGATATTTATATTTGAACCCATGTCATATTGTAATACATTATACACATATCAGGAAAAATAGAATGACATGTTGACAAATACCTAGGATTCTTGGCTCATTATGTTTTCTGTTGTAGTTTCGTGCAATATAACTTGTAAGGTTCTGGTATTGGATTACTTCTGTGTGGATTCTATTGAAAAGAAACCTTTTGCACAACCAgattaacttcttcttttttctttcgcAGCATCTCATACGTTTcatgcaacttttttttttatttttaacaatcTCTGAAGTCTCTCTTGTTTTCAGTGTGCagccgctttttttttttttttttttttttttctagaccTAACGCAGGTCTCTTATGCTTTTTTATAACAATAGTTACAATATTCACAGCTTCTATAAGCCAGATCGCCTGGAGAAAGAATTACGAGTCACTACAAAAGGAATCTAAATTACGAGTCACTACAAAAGGAATCTATCTGATATAGAAACCAGCAGTTCACATTTTGGCtttcgttttgcccttgtgagGCCATTTCTTGCACAAAGAAAACCCTTCAGGCTGAGCAAGAGATGATGAGGAAGCGAAAGAGTGCACACCGGATCTGTATGAGCttaaatgaaataacatggacAATGAGGATTAATATAGTCGGCCTCAACTTTACTTGCAATTGAGGCGTGGTGTTGTTGCAATGAACATGACTTCAGATGCAATTGCCTCAAGACAACATAAGCAATGAAGCCACTTCACTAAATACTAGTAACACTACAGAAGCAACTCTAAGTTGTACACGGATAAATTGGATCTTGGACAACCCACAGAGGGTGGTAATGCACAAAATACAGCTTACTAATAAGGGATGTAAATTTCTTATGCCAATGCGATTCCACTGCCAGTGACTACAAAAGATCATTCTCCGTATGCGGCGCTTCTATTCCAAACAAGGAAATAACTCTCGTTTTCTATGTCCCAAAATTAGATTAATATTACCAGAGATGACCAGGAAACTGGAAAAGCAAATAATAAAAGAACGCTAACAACTACTACATTTGTTTCTCCATCTTCGGGTCAAAGTTTAATGGAAGTACAAATCACATTAACTAAAATATGCAACAATCcatcttgttttctttttcttccttcttcactTTCTCCTGCTCTCCCCTCCATTTGGTCCAGAACAGGCAAAAGTTCAGTCGGCCCTTGGGCTGCTGCCACTTGTTGATGGCCTTTTCCCGGAATATTTCTGTTGCAATAACCAAAAAACTATGTTAAAACATCTCAAAATGAGACACTTGACCTAAAGTTTCCTGCAGAAAATCCAAGACTAGTTGAGATATAAAACTCTACTCATAGCTACTGAGTTACCTGCTTGCCAAGGTTGAAAGGGACGTATCTGTATTTAATCATGTGCGTAATTTGTCGTCTCATGGTAAGGACGAAAAGAACAATCCAGTAGCACAACAATATAGGCCAGAATACAGGAACATCAAAAAGGGAGAAGAAAGTCATGACAAATGCCACACAGAAAGCCTTTGTTATGGCATAcctgaaagaaagaaaaaaagagtagtAATAAATATTGCTGCTACAACtaaaaggttcaagaaaatacattttttttattttttataaccaAGTTCAAGAAAGTACTTAATGGCCTAAAATATGCATAAACCCTCTCTTATGCTATGTCAACTATTTAATAAACGATACAGGGCAACTTCACACCCAACCAAGTCACTAGACTGAACCCTATTTAAAGGTAATCACAAAAGCATAGCACTGTGTTTAATTAGCTTTCCGACTTTAAGTACATCAATCCCAAACTGGTTGGGCTTGCTATTTTTTTAAGGCTGAATACTTcatttccaacaacaacaacaacaacatacccagtgttatcccacaagtagggtctgcgcagaccttacccctaccttggcaggtagagaggctgtttccgaaagaccctcggctcaagagaaagcaCGAATACATTCAGTTAAATTCTGGCCTGTCTGGCAATGCCCTactgaaagaaaaggaaatctcacctttcttcaattcctgtTTCTCACAGGCAAAACATTAGCCAGCACAAGGTCCAGATGCAAATTATGCAAAAAATACATCAGTGtttcacaacaacacattcatgCACACGTTAAATGACACACCATCCTAAATTTGAGGTGTGGAACACCTTGTATAGGACAATGAAACAGAAGAAATCAAAGTAATAGGAAAATATTACAAAACAAGCAAGTACCAAAAGGAAAAACAGTTGTCAGTCACTAGGCTcaattctctataacaaccatgAGTCCATGACAGCCTTGGGTAAATATTTCTTTGAAAGGGTATGATTAACCAATCTGGCAACCTCCTGATTCCTGAACAGCCCAACTCTTATGGGACAGATTCATCAAGGATCACATAGGCCAATCCAATTTAATACATGAAAATTGGACATAATATCCAAGTCCTTCTGTGTGGACAAATGCATCTTAGCTGCTATGATTTACGAGATCTTTTGAAGTACAGATATTTTGTAACAagtcaagaaaaggaaaaagattcaTATAAGCAGAACCATAAATATGTTAGTGAGGtacaacttcttttttttaaatcactATGTTAGCTTGGTACTAACTTAATGCTGAATATTCCAGGCAGCATTTAGAAACAGCTGGATCTATGGTCCTGCTGCTGGTTCGAGGTATAAAGTTGATGTTAGGCGCTGCCAAACCAAACATTAAAAGTTTCAATGGGCGACATAAGTACAATGGTGACTTATACTTGACAAAAGGCAAATTAGCTTAACAAATTCATCCAGATCTCAAATGCACATGTGCAAGGAGGTTCTACTGCATCAATAAATACTGTTCAAAGTTTACCAAGAGAGCTAAGACCACTGCCATCATTTAACTATGAGACATGGCAAACTGAAGCAATGTACAGATGGCAAACCGTTTCTCCGGAAAACTAGCAACGCAAAACCCATTATAAAGCAGGAATGTTTACCAGAACTTGAACTCCGGGAGGCGACGTATGAAAGGCTTGAATTCATCTGAACCTTTAGTTGGCAACATGGGACCATCTGACGGTTCAAGCTCAGGGTCAACAAGAGGTGACAGAAAACCGATCAGCAAATTGAGTATATAGATGCCCAAACCATAGGTAACAACATAGAATCCCTGAACATAATAAACCCGCAGAGCATAAAGCAACGCTAAGACAAAAGTTCCAATCCACCTATATGTAGCATGTGGAGTAGTTTTATCTAAATAGTATTGGAAAAGTTTTGAAAGTTCAAGCCTCCGCTGGTTCAAAGCTGCAGCCGCTGAGGCACCATCACCTCCAACACCCTCCATAGAAACTCAACTTCACAATCCTAGAAATGCCATATATCAATGCAATAAGATTAAACACAAGGAAGACATCGTGCTAGAAACAGCTAGATATACATTGAATATTTGCTCAAGTTAAGAAAGAGAAGAATTAGGACTTTGAATTCTGTTAATGCTTAGAACAGTAGGAAATTAACGCTAGTGAAAAACCTGATCCCTCAGACCACCCACCAAAATATAAATTATTGACAAATGAATGACTATACCAACTCTTATTACTAGAAAGTTACAACACCCTTCAAGAATTCATTAAAAAAGTCACACAACTATcagactttaaaaaaaaaactcaaccaGAGCAACCTAAACTTGCCGGAGTGACAGGCTAAAATAGAACCCACAGAAATCACAATTTTCCCGGTCGATGTGTACTTGAAAtgaa encodes:
- the LOC132065025 gene encoding uncharacterized protein LOC132065025, encoding MTPDFSLRKISGPHNIILNGRWFIVFASILILSVSGGTYLFGLYSQHVKSSLGYDQTTLNLLSFFKDVGANVGIIAGLINEVCPPWVVLLIGSVMNFSGYIFLWLAVNGDELVKPQVWQMCVCLMVGANSQTFTNTGALVTCVKNFPESRGIVIGLLKGFVGLSGAIITQLFHAIYGNNGKSLVLLIAWLPPFVCCSLLKHVRVMKGISRQENEVKIFYQLLYISLGLAGFLLMITILQNRVAFSLVEYRVSSCIMLLLLFAPIAIVVREELKLGKGRKQVLDDSFPLKGLEQGKVPSRNQGKGVLWYKNIFKPPERGEDYTILQALLSIDMLILFITTIFGAGGTLTAIDNIGQIGKALGYPNTSIATFTSLVSIWGYLGRVVSGFVSEIFLTKYKVPRPLMLTFVLLLSCIGHILIAMGIPSVLDVALAILGFCFGAMAPLIFSIISELFGLKHYATLLNFGGAASPIGAYVFNVRLVGHFYDKEALKQMEALGLYRKLGDHLTCIGIECYRSSFLIIAAASFVGCIVSYILVLRTRKFYKGDIYKKFREQA
- the LOC132065026 gene encoding protein RER1B-like codes for the protein MEGVGGDGASAAAALNQRRLELSKLFQYYLDKTTPHATYRWIGTFVLALLYALRVYYVQGFYVVTYGLGIYILNLLIGFLSPLVDPELEPSDGPMLPTKGSDEFKPFIRRLPEFKFWYAITKAFCVAFVMTFFSLFDVPVFWPILLCYWIVLFVLTMRRQITHMIKYRYVPFNLGKQKYSGKRPSTSGSSPRAD